A genomic region of Raphanus sativus cultivar WK10039 chromosome 6, ASM80110v3, whole genome shotgun sequence contains the following coding sequences:
- the LOC108831726 gene encoding LOW QUALITY PROTEIN: uncharacterized protein LOC108831726 (The sequence of the model RefSeq protein was modified relative to this genomic sequence to represent the inferred CDS: inserted 1 base in 1 codon) yields the protein MAARYCTSLFVALSCLLSVSYASPGDADPSYRACVRECEESGCVGQLCFPQCNSSSSKGGPWYTQEPLYLQWQKWGCQGDCRYHCMVNREKERETLGHSPLKYHGKCXFKRLLGIQEPASVAFSVLNLAMHFHGWLSFFVTLYYKLPLKQDKTAYYEYVGLWHIYGFVSMNSWFWSAVFHTRDVDITERLNYSSAIAVLGFSLIVSILRTFDVRVEASRVMVSAPVLAFVTTHILYINFYKLDYGWNMIVCVAMGVAQLLLWARWAAVSRHPSNWKLWVVVIASGLAMLLEIYDFPPYDGYFDAHSIWHAATVPLTVLWWSFIRDDAEFRTSSLLKKSKTKAK from the exons ATGGCAGCACGTTACTGTACATCCCTGTTTGTAGCGTTGTCATGTCTTCTCAGTGTTTCTTACGCTAGTCCCGGCGATGCTGATCCAAGTTACAG GGCATGTGTTAGAGAATGCGAGGAAAGCGGTTGCGTTGGACAGTTATGCTTTCCTCAGTGCAACTCTTCGTCGTCCAAAGGTGGTCCATGGTACACACAAGAGCCTCTGTATCTACAATGGCAAAAGTGGGGCTGCCAAGGTGATTGCCGTTATCACTGTATGGTTAACAGAGAGAAAGAACGCGAAACTCTCGGTCATTCCCCACTCAAGTATCATGGTAAAT TTTTCAAGCGTCTCCTTGGGATCCAGGAGCCTGCTTCTGTTGCTTTCTCCGTGCTAAACCTAGCCATGCATTTCCACGGCTGGCTCTCCTTCTTCGTTACGCTATACTATAAGTTGCCTCTCAAACAAGACAAGACTGCTTACTATGAGTACGTCGGTTTGTGGCATATCTACGGTTTCGTGTCCATGAACTCTTGGTTCTGGAGTGCAGTTTTCCACACTCG GGATGTTGACATCACAGAGAGGTTGAACTACTCATCTGCGATAGCCGTTCTTGGATTCTCACTCATTGTATCCATCTTAAGAACCTTTGATGTTCGGGTCGAGGCTTCAAGAGTCATGGTATCTGCTCCAGTACTAGCTTTTGTCACCACCCACATACTCTACATTAACTTCTACAAACTCGACTATG GTTGGAACATGATTGTGTGTGTGGCCATGGGAGTAGCTCAGCTTCTCCTATGGGCAAGATGGGCTGCTGTCTCTAGACATCCTTCTAACTGGAAACTGTGGGTTGTTGTGATAGCTTCAGGCTTAGCTATGCTTTTGGAGATATATGACTTTCCTCCATATGATGGCTATTTCGATGCTCACTCCATTTGGCATGCTGCCACGGTTCCTCTTACCGTTCTCTGGTGGAGTTTTATTAGAGACGATGCTGAGTTCAGAACTTCCAGTCTTCTCAAGAAATCTAAGACAAAGGCGAAGTGA
- the LOC108830688 gene encoding UDP-glycosyltransferase TURAN, whose amino-acid sequence MRGKRGRACVVVLGDLGRSPRMQYHALSLARQASFQVDIVAYGGSIPHEAVLKHPSIHIHTMAQPRFIQLFPKILYPVTLLLKAFIQFTMLLWFLFVKVPAPDLFLVQNPPSVPTLVAVKWASSWRRAAFVVDWHNFGYTLLALSLGRNNVFVSVYRWIEMHYGKMATGSLCVTKAMQHELEQNWGVRAKVLYDQPPEFFRPALLEERHELFCRVKKDLCHPSGVYDFISRELENQQLGGTLFTTKTNTDILLKQNRPALVVSSTSWTPDENFGILLEAAVMYDRRVAARSKGSDTAEVSEEQDLYPNLLFIITGKGPEKEMYEEKIKRLNLKHVAFRTMWLAAEDYPLLLGSADLGVCLHTSSSGLDLPMKVVDMFGCGLPVCSVSYSCIQELVKDGQNGLLFSSSSELADQLLVLFKGFPGNCDALMSLKAGAMETGSSGRWATEWEDSAKPLITQVVEPLSFGVR is encoded by the exons ATGAGGGGAAAGAGAGGAAGGGCTTGTGTAGTGGTACTTGGAGATCTTGGCCGAAGTCCTCGGATGCAATATCACGCTCTTTCTCTTGCTCGTCAG GCATCGTTTCAAGTGGACATTGTTGCATATGGAG GTTCTATACCCCATGAAGCTGTTTTAAAGCACCCATCTATCCACATTCATACCATG GCGCAGCCTCGGTTCATTCAGCTCTTTCCGAAGATACTCTATCCTGTGACTCTCTTGCTCAAGGCATTTATTCAGTTCACAATGCTTCTCTGGTTTCTTTTCGTCAAAGTACCAGCACCTGACCTTTTCTTGGTTCAG AACCCTCCTTCCGTTCCAACACTAGTCGCTGTTAAGTGGGCGAGTTCATGGAGGCGTGCAGCGTTTGTTGTCGATTGGCATAATTTTGGATATACTTTGCTGGCATTGTCCTTGGGAAGAAACAACGTCTTTGTATCCGTTTACCGCtg GATTGAGATGCATTACGGAAAGATGGCAACAGGTTCGCTATGTGTGACAAAAGCAATGCAACATGAACTTGAACAGAATTGGGGAGTAAG AGCCAAAGTTTTGTATGATCAGCCTCCTGAGTTTTTCCGCCCTGCTTTGCTTGAAGAAAGGCACGAG TTGTTTTGCCGAGTGAAGAAAGATCTTTGCCATCCATCTGGTGTCTATGATTTCATCAGTAGAG AGTTGGAGAATCAACAGCTTGGCGGAACCCTTTTTACTACCAAAACAAATACTGACATCTTGCTGAAGCAAAACAGACCAGCTCTAGTTGTAAGTAGTACAAGCTG GACCCCTGATGAAAATTTTGGTATCCTATTAGAAGCCGCAGTGATGTATGATCGGCGCGTTGCTGCAAGATCGAAAGGAAGTGATACAGCCGAAGTTTCAGAAGAACAAGACCTTTACCCCAATCTGTTGTTCATCATTACAG GTAAAGGACCTGAAAAGGAGATGTACGAGGAGAAAATCAAAAGATTGAACCTCAAACATGTGGCGTTCCGGACAATGTGGCTCGCAGCTGAAGATTACCCACTGCTTTTAGGTTCTGCAGATCTAGGTGTTTGCTTACACACTTCCTCATCGGGTTTAGACCTTCCAATGAAG GTTGTTGATATGTTTGGATGTGGCCTTCCAGTTTGCTCAGTTTCCTACTCATG CATTCAAGAACTCGTTAAAGATGGGCAGAACGGACTCTTGTTTTCATCTTCGTCGGAATTAGCAGATCAGTTACTG GTCCTCTTCAAGGGCTTTCCGGGTAACTGCGATGCCCTAATGTCGCTTAAAGCGGGTGCAATGGAGACTGGTTCTTCAGGTCGATGGGCTACAGAGTGGGAAGATAGTGCAAAACCTTTGATTACTCAG GTGGTGGAACCGCTATCTTTTGGTGTTCGATGA